The window CGATGAGCCGCGCCTTCTACTGTCCGGATTGTAAAACCATCCACGTCGTCGATCACCGAGGCCGCCAGAAACCGGAAGACGATCAAGAAGCGGATATAGACTTCATCTGTGGTCGCTCCGTGGAACTCATCCGCTCGCTCCGGTTGAGAGGGAAAAGATGACTGCATACGAGTACGCTCCGGAACTCAAGGAACGAGACCGATGGATCTGCTGGCGGTACGAGAAGCAAGACGGCGAACGGACGGACTCGCCGATAGCTCCGTACGACAGCACAACGTACGCGAGCGTTTCTGCCCCGGAGACATGGGGAAGTTACGAGGTAACGGTCAAGTATCATAATAGTAGTGACACGAACACCGATGGAGTCGCATACGTTCTCGGCCCCGACGATCCCGTTGCAATTGCGGATCTCCTGGGCTGCACTGATCCCGAGTCGCCAAACACCGAGAAATGGGCGCTGGACATAATGATGGATCTCCCCAGCTACACCGAGGTACTACCGACGGAGTCGGATCTTCGTGTGTTTGTGCTCGGATCTGTGCCCGAAGGTCGCAGTCGTCAGGAGCAGGAGCGAACCCTTGACGCCCTTGACGGCTGTTCGAGGGGTCCCGCAGTCGAATTATACGACGAGGGTGAATATGTACGGTTCACGGGTAATTCTCTCGAAGCCGTCCCTGAATCGGTCGAAGAGCACCAAGGTGGCCTCAACGAAGTATACGCCGAATACATTGCTGGAAATAGTGAGAACAAAATAACAGGTACCTCAACGCAGGGCAGCACGGGAGTCCCCACCCAACTCACCCCGAAAAACGTCGTGAAGGCCGCAGGTAAAAACCCGAACGAAAACGACCTTGGCAACCTCTCCGATCGAATGAAGGCAGGGGCGATATGGAAGCTGATCGAACGCTCCGACAGCATTCACCTCTGCGTACGTCGTGACAACGCCGCTCTGTTGGCGTTCGACGACGGTATCTGGAAGCCTGAAGCCAAACGTACACTCCGGCACGCCGCACGTCGGGCTCTGGGTTCTATTCACTACGGGAAACATATCGTCTCCGAATTGGAAGAGCAAGCGAAGAGCGATCCTGACTCTGAGGTCAAGCCCGAGGATCTCGGCCTCGAAACTAGCTACGTAGCTGTCGAGAATGGCTTGCTTGATCTCGAAGCGGCTGCCAACGGAGACGAGAATGCAGTCCGCGAACTCCGTCCTGAGAACTATGCGCTCACTCGATTGCCGGTTGAGTATGATCCGACCGCCGAATATGACGAGTGGGCTGATCTCGTCGAGGAGTGGGCGGAGGATGGCAAAGTCGACGCGCTGCAGGAGTATGTCGGATACTGCCTGCATATCGGTGATCTGCCGATCCATCGCGCCTTGATGCTTGTTGGCTCTGGGGCGAACGGAAAGGGAACGTTCCTGGCGGTCGTTCGCGCATTACTCGGTCCGGAAAATACGTCGTCAGTCGAACTACAGACGCTCGCCAGCGAACGAGACGCAGTAGCTGACATGTATGGTTCACTCGCTAACATCGATGATGACCTCTCTGCCCGAAAACTCAACGCCGGGCTAGGAACGTTCAAGAAGCTCGTCGCTGGGGATCGTGTGCGGGCACGGAGACTCTACGAGGATGCGTTCGAGTACAAAGCCATGGGGAAGCACCTCTATGCCGCGAACGAGGTCCCCCAAGTCGACGTTCCCGACGATGACGAAGCGTTTTGGCGGCGGTGGCTCCTCATCGAATTCCCGAACCATTATCCACCAAGTGAGCGGGACCCCGAACTCCGTGACCGTCTCAGCGAATCGGAGAGCCTTTCGGGTGTCCTCAACTGGGCGATTGAGGGATGGAATCGGCTACGTGATCAGGAGTATTTCACCAATGAGGAACAGCTCGCTCACGACAAACGCCGGCGCTGGCAAGCATGGGGCGACTCCGTCGACGAGTTCATCAGCGAGTGTGTCGAGAACGATCCCAACGCCGAGCGGCTCACGACCGGTGAAGCGCACCAGCAATACCAAGCATGGTGCCGCGAGAATAACAGGAACACAGTGGGACAGCGGCAGTTCACGAACACGCTCAAGAACGAAGACGTTGGGTACGGAAAGCACCGGATCGACGGGACCTCCACCCTTGGCTATGACGAACTCGGACTATCCGACATCGGCACAGAACTCGACGGTGGGACCGAGGACTCAAACCGAGGGATGAGCTTCTAAGAGCCTTCCCGGTTCGCTTCTGTTACGCTGGTTCACGGCGACGACGCGTCATCGTCAGCTATGATAACTCGATTCCCTGACAGATATGGTGCTTGTGGTGCATGGGCGGCGGAAATTTGCGATGAAGGTGATGTGGAT is drawn from Halococcus saccharolyticus DSM 5350 and contains these coding sequences:
- a CDS encoding phage/plasmid primase, P4 family, with the translated sequence MTAYEYAPELKERDRWICWRYEKQDGERTDSPIAPYDSTTYASVSAPETWGSYEVTVKYHNSSDTNTDGVAYVLGPDDPVAIADLLGCTDPESPNTEKWALDIMMDLPSYTEVLPTESDLRVFVLGSVPEGRSRQEQERTLDALDGCSRGPAVELYDEGEYVRFTGNSLEAVPESVEEHQGGLNEVYAEYIAGNSENKITGTSTQGSTGVPTQLTPKNVVKAAGKNPNENDLGNLSDRMKAGAIWKLIERSDSIHLCVRRDNAALLAFDDGIWKPEAKRTLRHAARRALGSIHYGKHIVSELEEQAKSDPDSEVKPEDLGLETSYVAVENGLLDLEAAANGDENAVRELRPENYALTRLPVEYDPTAEYDEWADLVEEWAEDGKVDALQEYVGYCLHIGDLPIHRALMLVGSGANGKGTFLAVVRALLGPENTSSVELQTLASERDAVADMYGSLANIDDDLSARKLNAGLGTFKKLVAGDRVRARRLYEDAFEYKAMGKHLYAANEVPQVDVPDDDEAFWRRWLLIEFPNHYPPSERDPELRDRLSESESLSGVLNWAIEGWNRLRDQEYFTNEEQLAHDKRRRWQAWGDSVDEFISECVENDPNAERLTTGEAHQQYQAWCRENNRNTVGQRQFTNTLKNEDVGYGKHRIDGTSTLGYDELGLSDIGTELDGGTEDSNRGMSF